In Lachnospiraceae bacterium, one DNA window encodes the following:
- a CDS encoding IS4 family transposase, producing the protein MKPKHIKKVLMSEINKVANNPKDYCFHPDTDFTRKRKISMKAVLTGIIGMGSGSLTNELIDFFHASPQMPTPSAFLQQRSKIKPEAFRSILDGFNETITKGFSEKMPIFAVDGSDIQIATNPGDTGSYYPGSNGQKGYNLLHLNALYEIDYHIYADSIIQKSKNCNEHKALQEMVDRSTIPEALIIADRGYESYNSMAHIQEKGWYFLIRIKDGHGSIKSNLELPKEKLFDLKINLNITRKQSKEVKELLKDKNHYRYLPSNVNFDYLPAKSNYKDPASFYGLSFRIARFQISEDTYETVLTNLDKEQYPLEKLKQLYALRWGIETSFRDLKYTIGMLDFHSKKVMCIQQEIYAHLIMYNFAEMITSHVVIEKKQRKYTYKANFSVASHLCRLFYRGKTTSPDLETIIAKNVIPIRPDRHGERKATTKIFHGFLYRVA; encoded by the coding sequence ATGAAACCGAAACACATTAAAAAAGTTTTGATGTCAGAAATCAATAAAGTTGCAAACAATCCGAAGGACTATTGCTTTCATCCTGATACGGACTTTACCCGAAAACGGAAAATTTCTATGAAAGCAGTGTTAACAGGAATTATCGGTATGGGAAGCGGCAGTCTTACAAATGAATTAATAGACTTTTTTCACGCTTCCCCTCAAATGCCCACACCATCTGCTTTTTTACAGCAGAGAAGTAAGATTAAGCCTGAAGCTTTCCGTTCCATATTGGACGGCTTTAACGAAACAATTACGAAAGGTTTTTCAGAAAAGATGCCTATATTTGCTGTTGACGGTTCAGACATTCAAATTGCTACAAACCCTGGGGATACTGGATCATATTATCCTGGAAGCAACGGACAAAAAGGATATAATCTTTTACATTTAAATGCACTGTATGAGATTGATTATCATATTTATGCAGATTCAATTATCCAGAAAAGCAAAAATTGTAATGAACATAAGGCTCTTCAGGAAATGGTTGATCGATCGACCATACCAGAAGCTCTTATTATAGCAGACCGGGGTTATGAATCTTATAATAGTATGGCACATATTCAGGAAAAGGGCTGGTACTTCTTGATACGTATTAAAGATGGACATGGAAGTATAAAAAGCAACCTGGAACTTCCAAAAGAAAAGCTTTTTGATCTGAAGATAAATCTTAACATTACAAGGAAACAGTCAAAAGAAGTAAAGGAACTGCTAAAGGATAAGAACCATTATCGGTATCTTCCTTCCAATGTGAATTTCGACTATTTACCTGCAAAAAGTAATTATAAAGATCCAGCCTCGTTTTATGGATTGTCTTTTAGAATTGCAAGATTCCAAATTTCAGAAGATACTTATGAAACCGTCCTTACAAATTTGGATAAGGAACAATACCCTCTTGAAAAATTAAAACAGCTTTATGCTTTAAGATGGGGAATTGAAACATCTTTCAGAGATTTAAAATATACTATTGGAATGTTGGATTTTCATTCAAAAAAGGTGATGTGTATCCAACAGGAAATCTATGCACATCTAATCATGTATAATTTTGCAGAAATGATTACCTCGCACGTAGTCATTGAAAAAAAGCAAAGAAAATATACATATAAAGCCAACTTCTCAGTTGCGTCGCACTTGTGCCGATTATTTTATCGTGGGAAAACG
- a CDS encoding PTS sugar transporter subunit IIC: protein MIQSGLICALVWILMQGTDRLLGWQTLQRPIVTATVTGFLLGDIRTGMIMAASLEAIFMGISAIGGSIPSDACASSIIAVAYTILTGADVETGLALAMPIGTLMGSANEMWKPVLAALAPYWEKMAGSGKEKSYRTQVMLCGYFVDRLPQAIIMFAAIAFGVSSLEHVMNNMPAFIMSGLSASSSMMTGIGFAILLSMIWNKEIGCFFFLGYVLSKYMSLPTVAIAIIAAVIAITYFCNEKKINDVLKIAEKSGASSSVGEEDLF from the coding sequence ATGATACAAAGTGGTTTGATTTGTGCGTTAGTATGGATCCTGATGCAGGGTACCGACCGTCTCTTAGGATGGCAGACTTTACAACGTCCGATCGTAACAGCAACAGTGACTGGTTTTCTTCTAGGAGATATTAGAACCGGTATGATTATGGCAGCTTCTCTGGAGGCAATCTTTATGGGAATTTCTGCTATCGGTGGTTCTATTCCTTCAGATGCCTGTGCCAGCAGTATTATAGCAGTTGCGTATACGATCCTGACAGGAGCAGATGTTGAAACAGGACTTGCTCTGGCAATGCCAATTGGTACATTAATGGGGTCAGCAAATGAAATGTGGAAGCCGGTTCTTGCAGCACTTGCTCCATATTGGGAGAAAATGGCTGGAAGCGGCAAAGAAAAATCTTATCGTACACAGGTTATGTTGTGTGGATATTTTGTGGATCGTCTGCCTCAGGCGATCATCATGTTTGCAGCAATTGCTTTTGGCGTAAGCAGCCTGGAACATGTAATGAATAATATGCCTGCATTTATCATGTCAGGTTTATCAGCGTCCAGTTCTATGATGACTGGTATTGGATTTGCAATCCTGCTTTCTATGATCTGGAATAAAGAAATCGGCTGTTTCTTCTTCCTGGGATATGTATTAAGCAAATATATGTCACTTCCAACCGTTGCAATCGCAATTATCGCAGCTGTGATTGCAATCACCTATTTCTGCAATGAGAAAAAGATTAACGATGTTCTTAAGATTGCAGAAAAGAGCGGTGCATCTTCATCTGTAGGAGAGGAGGACTTATTCTAA
- a CDS encoding PTS system mannose/fructose/sorbose family transporter subunit IID, whose protein sequence is MAKETNYTPQEKKTLRKMFWNSGLVFCGFNMVKMEGNAFALTMEPALDELYDDKKEKAEAMRRHNGFFNTHAVFLSLIAGISYALERQKKETGAVDDDTIESIKVALMGPTAGIGDAFFFNCLRVIAAGIAIGLCSQANFLGVLLFILIYGCSQIAARWYLLRAGYKYGTSFIDTVFNSGLMQSLTKAAGVMGITMVGAMVASSVNVKLAWTINVGEASVVVLDILDSIIPGLLSIVLVFVLMKLIKKGYKPLTLVFGILILSIVLAFLGIF, encoded by the coding sequence ATGGCTAAAGAAACAAATTATACACCACAAGAGAAAAAAACATTAAGAAAAATGTTCTGGAATTCAGGCCTGGTTTTCTGTGGATTTAATATGGTAAAGATGGAAGGCAATGCATTTGCCCTGACCATGGAACCGGCATTAGATGAATTGTATGACGATAAGAAAGAAAAAGCAGAGGCAATGCGCCGTCACAATGGCTTTTTTAATACCCATGCAGTATTTTTATCTTTGATTGCAGGTATTTCTTATGCATTGGAACGTCAGAAAAAAGAGACAGGCGCAGTGGATGATGATACCATTGAAAGCATTAAAGTAGCTCTTATGGGACCAACAGCAGGTATTGGAGATGCATTTTTCTTTAACTGCTTAAGAGTTATTGCAGCAGGTATTGCAATCGGTCTTTGCAGTCAGGCTAATTTCCTGGGTGTTCTGTTATTTATCCTGATTTATGGATGCTCCCAGATCGCAGCACGTTGGTATCTTTTGAGAGCTGGCTATAAGTATGGAACATCTTTTATTGATACGGTATTTAATTCCGGTCTGATGCAGTCTTTAACAAAAGCCGCAGGTGTTATGGGTATTACCATGGTAGGCGCTATGGTAGCTTCTTCTGTAAACGTAAAGCTGGCCTGGACGATCAATGTTGGTGAGGCATCTGTAGTTGTACTGGATATCCTGGATTCCATTATCCCGGGTCTTTTATCCATCGTTCTGGTATTTGTGCTTATGAAACTGATTAAAAAGGGATACAAGCCGCTTACTCTGGTGTTTGGCATTCTGATCCTCTCTATTGTATTAGCATTTTTAGGAATTTTCTAA
- a CDS encoding amidohydrolase family protein: MSRKTWKSERILTENGFVNGYITICDDKIEKITTEWDGEYEDLGKVDIFPGIIDVHNHGFGGWSMTDPCTDEDVLGYVKALASIGITGILPTAKEDAFEAIVRVMDQVYEGAVIYGIHSEGPFWARGGEKTVGLTWPAPDVEETERLIQKTHGKMKVMAIAPELPGAYDVIRCLHEHQIKVACCHTAAYAEDIYEAKRVAGFDIATHLGNGMRGIHHRNVGALGALLLLDNIYYEVITDLNHICPDMLRIMFKLQPYSKFCLISDSNFIAGLPTGTYIRYGRENYADEKGLILNSDGRICGSGSWVLRNIKQLVTKVGVPVEQAFYMASINPARYLGIDGETGSLQSGKRADMIFVNDDFVCERTFVGGKEVYNKNVDTPDKIFNTEALKAKVN, translated from the coding sequence ATGAGTAGAAAAACATGGAAGTCAGAACGGATACTAACAGAAAACGGATTCGTAAACGGCTATATCACTATTTGCGATGATAAGATTGAAAAGATTACAACGGAATGGGACGGAGAATACGAAGATCTTGGAAAGGTGGATATTTTTCCTGGTATTATAGATGTTCACAATCATGGATTTGGTGGATGGTCCATGACAGATCCATGTACAGATGAAGATGTATTAGGATATGTAAAAGCACTTGCATCTATCGGTATTACCGGGATTCTTCCAACAGCAAAAGAAGATGCTTTTGAAGCAATTGTCCGTGTAATGGATCAGGTTTATGAGGGAGCAGTGATCTATGGTATTCACAGCGAAGGTCCTTTCTGGGCGCGGGGCGGTGAAAAAACAGTAGGTCTGACCTGGCCGGCACCGGATGTGGAAGAAACAGAACGTCTGATCCAAAAAACTCATGGAAAAATGAAAGTGATGGCGATTGCGCCAGAACTTCCGGGAGCATATGATGTCATTCGATGTCTCCATGAGCATCAGATTAAAGTAGCATGCTGCCATACAGCAGCGTATGCGGAAGATATTTATGAAGCCAAGAGAGTGGCCGGATTTGATATTGCGACCCATCTTGGCAATGGAATGAGGGGAATTCATCATAGAAATGTAGGTGCATTGGGTGCACTGCTGTTATTAGACAATATTTATTATGAAGTCATTACCGATCTAAACCATATATGTCCAGATATGTTAAGGATCATGTTTAAACTGCAGCCATACAGCAAGTTCTGTTTAATTTCGGATTCTAATTTTATCGCAGGGCTTCCAACGGGTACATATATCCGGTATGGACGTGAAAATTATGCAGATGAAAAAGGACTGATCTTAAATTCAGATGGCCGTATCTGTGGAAGCGGAAGCTGGGTACTGCGAAATATTAAACAGTTGGTAACAAAAGTTGGAGTTCCTGTGGAACAGGCATTTTACATGGCATCGATTAATCCGGCCCGGTATTTGGGAATTGATGGGGAGACAGGTTCCCTGCAGTCTGGAAAACGTGCCGATATGATCTTTGTAAATGATGATTTTGTTTGTGAACGTACTTTTGTAGGCGGTAAGGAAGTTTATAATAAAAACGTAGATACACCGGATAAAATATTCAACACAGAGGCGCTGAAGGCAAAGGTAAATTAG
- a CDS encoding PTS sugar transporter subunit IIB, which yields MIKLFRIDERLIHGQIAIKWSRHTGVDSIVVANDHAAANVMIQKSLKMAAPPGIKTVIKSIDDAIKTLNDPRCEPLKVLVLVNSPEDALKMAKQVKGIPFINVGNYGRVAPKKEGKERKRFDNNLYCDTDEEATFRELMATGLECICQTTPEEIAIPLKKLIQ from the coding sequence ATGATCAAATTATTTCGTATTGATGAACGTCTGATCCATGGTCAGATTGCGATTAAATGGTCCCGTCACACAGGTGTAGACAGCATAGTAGTAGCAAATGATCATGCAGCTGCCAATGTAATGATTCAGAAATCATTAAAAATGGCAGCACCTCCAGGAATCAAGACAGTTATTAAATCAATTGATGACGCAATCAAGACTTTAAATGATCCAAGATGTGAGCCATTAAAGGTACTTGTACTGGTAAACAGTCCGGAAGATGCACTTAAAATGGCAAAACAGGTAAAAGGCATTCCATTTATTAATGTAGGAAATTATGGCAGAGTGGCGCCGAAAAAAGAGGGAAAAGAAAGAAAACGCTTTGACAACAATCTGTATTGCGATACAGATGAAGAAGCAACATTCCGTGAACTGATGGCGACAGGGCTGGAATGCATTTGTCAGACTACCCCGGAAGAGATTGCAATTCCGTTAAAGAAACTGATTCAGTAA
- a CDS encoding ChbG/HpnK family deacetylase: MKLIIQSDDLGITEAVSCGIARAAREGAITCTGLFSNMPAAPFAVELMKPYPQICLGEDINLVAGRPCADPEKVPSLVQKNGLFLTSGMHWAIDQKDGDQNHVKYEDCLTETEAQVLRFKELTGKFPEYLHGHSYSTPATWAAMEAIGRKYSIPLVKEMHKRFGIIRPSRNWNKKPFPLEDQIKADLTECVIGDQEFLNNPISFLGTHCGYVDHELFQVSTYTLIRNQDLAAVTSERFKQWIQENNIELISYRDLKGM; the protein is encoded by the coding sequence ATGAAACTTATTATTCAGTCAGATGACCTTGGAATCACAGAAGCTGTCAGCTGTGGCATTGCCCGTGCAGCAAGAGAGGGAGCAATTACCTGTACAGGATTGTTTTCTAATATGCCTGCAGCACCATTTGCAGTAGAACTGATGAAGCCTTATCCGCAGATCTGCCTGGGGGAGGATATTAATCTGGTTGCAGGGCGCCCTTGTGCAGATCCAGAAAAAGTACCATCTCTGGTACAGAAAAATGGTTTATTTCTGACTTCTGGCATGCACTGGGCCATTGATCAGAAAGATGGTGATCAGAACCATGTTAAATATGAAGATTGTCTGACAGAAACAGAGGCACAGGTTCTAAGGTTTAAGGAATTGACAGGAAAGTTTCCGGAATATCTCCATGGACATTCCTACAGTACTCCGGCAACCTGGGCTGCAATGGAAGCAATAGGAAGAAAATACAGTATCCCCTTGGTGAAGGAGATGCACAAACGATTTGGAATCATAAGACCTTCTAGAAACTGGAATAAAAAGCCATTTCCACTGGAGGATCAGATCAAGGCAGATTTGACAGAATGTGTGATTGGAGATCAGGAATTTCTGAACAATCCGATTAGCTTTTTGGGAACGCACTGTGGTTACGTAGATCATGAACTTTTCCAGGTAAGTACTTATACTCTGATTCGTAATCAGGATCTGGCAGCTGTTACCAGTGAACGGTTTAAACAATGGATTCAGGAAAATAATATTGAACTGATCAGCTATCGGGATCTGAAAGGAATGTAA
- a CDS encoding PTS sugar transporter subunit IIA, translated as MTKFFLSSHGHLASGLASSLDILLGGHDKVTVFDAYVDEKSLNDALDAFFQTVGEDDQVILLSDMYGGSVNSTMYTYLEHPNTTLIAGVNLALVIGLTILEGDISREMLESVIEQSKDAIRIVNLEESETTQEDDLF; from the coding sequence ATGACAAAATTTTTTCTGTCTTCTCATGGACATCTTGCAAGTGGTTTAGCAAGTTCTTTGGATATTCTGTTAGGAGGCCATGATAAAGTAACCGTATTTGATGCTTATGTGGATGAGAAATCTTTAAATGATGCATTGGATGCTTTTTTCCAGACTGTAGGGGAAGATGATCAGGTGATTCTTCTTTCAGATATGTATGGAGGAAGTGTCAACAGCACAATGTATACCTATCTGGAACACCCAAATACTACGCTGATAGCAGGTGTAAACCTGGCGTTGGTGATCGGTCTGACGATTTTGGAAGGCGATATCAGCCGTGAAATGCTGGAATCTGTGATTGAGCAGTCAAAAGATGCGATTCGGATCGTAAATCTGGAAGAAAGCGAAACAACACAAGAAGACGACCTGTTTTGA
- the nrdD gene encoding anaerobic ribonucleoside-triphosphate reductase, producing MNVEVKTNVIKRNGEEVHFNSQKIVNAVHKANEEVDRLHQMNDYQIRAIADSIAHKVQESTHAVNVEDIQDMVETGIMAMRGYEVAQKYVRYRYKRELTRKSNTTDNGILSLLDNINEEVNQENSNKNPVINSTQRDYMAGEVSKDLSRRVLLPEKIVRAHEEGIIHFHDTDYFAQREHNCDLINLEDMLQNGTVISETLIEKPHSFFTACNVTTQIVAQVASNQYGGQSFTLAHLAPFVDISRKKIRKNVIEERKECGESMDEAIIDKVTERRLREEVKSGIQTIQYQLITLMTCNGQAPFVTVFMYLDEVPEGQTRKDLAMIIEEVMVQRMQGVKNEKGVWITPAFPKLIYVLDEDNISEDAPYWYLTELAAKCTAKRMVPDYISAKIMKELKQGDVYPCMGCRSFLTVEDSQRNADGSHKYYGRFNQGVVTINLVDVACSSEGDMDRFWAILDERLELCHEALRCRHERLLGTISDVAPILWQNGALARLKKGEKIDKLLFNGYSTISLGYAGLYEMCMRMLGKSHTDPEARPFALKVMQHLNDKCKEWKAAENISYSVYGTPMESTTYKFAKCLQKRFGIIPGVTDKNYITNSYHVHVSEQIDAFSKLKFESDFQKLSPGGAVSYVEVPNMQNNIPAVLSVMKFIYNNIMYAELNTKSDYCECCGYDGEMIIKDDESGKLVWECPNCGNKDQNKMFVARRTCGYIGTQFWNQGRTQEIRDRVLHL from the coding sequence ATGAATGTTGAAGTAAAAACGAATGTAATTAAAAGAAATGGTGAAGAGGTCCATTTTAATTCACAGAAGATCGTAAATGCAGTGCATAAGGCGAATGAAGAAGTGGACAGACTGCATCAGATGAATGACTATCAGATCAGAGCAATTGCAGACAGCATTGCCCATAAGGTTCAGGAGTCAACTCATGCTGTAAATGTAGAAGATATTCAGGATATGGTGGAAACCGGCATCATGGCCATGAGAGGATATGAAGTAGCGCAGAAATATGTGCGTTATCGTTACAAGAGGGAACTGACACGTAAGTCAAATACAACGGACAATGGAATTCTGTCACTTCTTGACAATATTAATGAAGAGGTAAACCAGGAAAATTCCAATAAAAACCCGGTGATCAACTCTACTCAGCGTGATTATATGGCAGGTGAGGTGAGCAAGGATCTTTCCCGCCGTGTACTTCTCCCTGAGAAAATCGTAAGAGCCCATGAGGAAGGCATTATCCATTTCCACGATACAGATTATTTTGCCCAGAGAGAGCATAACTGTGATCTGATCAACCTGGAAGATATGCTTCAGAATGGTACTGTTATCAGTGAGACACTGATCGAGAAGCCACACAGCTTCTTTACTGCATGTAATGTAACTACCCAGATCGTTGCCCAGGTTGCCAGCAACCAGTATGGCGGACAGTCCTTTACTCTGGCTCATCTGGCGCCATTTGTGGACATCAGCAGAAAGAAGATCCGCAAAAATGTGATCGAAGAGAGAAAAGAATGCGGCGAATCAATGGATGAGGCGATCATTGATAAGGTGACAGAGCGCAGACTGAGAGAGGAAGTAAAGAGCGGTATCCAGACCATACAGTACCAGCTGATCACATTGATGACCTGTAATGGACAGGCACCGTTTGTAACTGTATTTATGTACCTGGATGAGGTGCCGGAAGGACAGACACGTAAGGATCTTGCTATGATCATCGAGGAAGTCATGGTACAGCGTATGCAGGGAGTAAAGAACGAAAAAGGTGTATGGATCACACCAGCATTTCCGAAGCTGATTTATGTGCTGGATGAGGATAATATTTCCGAGGATGCTCCATACTGGTATTTGACAGAATTAGCTGCTAAATGTACTGCAAAGCGTATGGTGCCGGATTATATTTCCGCAAAGATCATGAAAGAGTTAAAGCAGGGGGACGTTTATCCATGTATGGGATGCCGGTCTTTCCTGACAGTAGAAGATTCCCAGAGAAATGCTGATGGCAGCCATAAATATTATGGACGTTTCAATCAGGGCGTGGTTACTATCAATCTGGTGGACGTGGCATGTTCTTCTGAGGGCGATATGGACCGTTTCTGGGCGATATTAGATGAACGCCTGGAATTATGCCATGAAGCTCTTAGATGCCGTCATGAGCGCCTTTTAGGCACGATTTCCGACGTTGCACCGATCCTGTGGCAGAATGGTGCCCTGGCAAGACTGAAAAAGGGAGAGAAGATAGATAAACTTCTGTTTAACGGATATTCTACTATTTCACTGGGATATGCAGGACTCTATGAAATGTGTATGAGAATGCTCGGAAAATCCCATACAGATCCGGAGGCACGCCCATTTGCATTAAAAGTAATGCAGCACTTAAATGATAAGTGTAAAGAGTGGAAAGCAGCTGAGAACATCAGCTATTCTGTATACGGAACTCCTATGGAATCCACTACTTATAAGTTTGCAAAATGTCTGCAGAAGCGTTTTGGCATTATACCGGGAGTGACAGATAAGAACTATATCACCAATAGCTACCATGTACATGTATCTGAGCAGATCGATGCGTTCAGCAAGCTGAAATTTGAGTCTGATTTCCAGAAGCTGTCACCAGGTGGTGCTGTAAGTTACGTGGAAGTTCCAAATATGCAGAACAATATTCCGGCGGTGCTCTCTGTTATGAAGTTTATTTATAATAATATCATGTATGCGGAGCTAAATACAAAGAGCGATTACTGCGAATGCTGCGGTTATGATGGGGAAATGATCATCAAAGATGATGAGTCCGGAAAACTGGTCTGGGAGTGCCCGAATTGCGGAAACAAAGATCAGAATAAGATGTTCGTAGCCAGAAGAACCTGCGGATATATTGGAACACAGTTCTGGAATCAGGGAAGGACACAGGAGATCCGGGACAGAGTGCTGCATCTGTAA
- a CDS encoding NAD(P)H-dependent oxidoreductase subunit E has product MLDTSYYEKTDQIIAQYSCEEKSLIPIIQGIQEEYRYLPPELLTYVAGKLGISEAKAYSVASFYENFSFEAKGKYVIKVCDGTACHVRKSIPILEGLYKELGLGKKKHTTDDQLFTVETVSCLGACGLAPAVMVNDEVHPKMTPEKMSELIAKLREDEKV; this is encoded by the coding sequence ATGTTAGATACATCTTATTATGAGAAGACAGACCAGATCATTGCACAGTATAGCTGTGAAGAAAAATCCCTGATTCCTATTATCCAGGGGATCCAGGAGGAATATCGTTATCTGCCGCCGGAGCTTCTGACCTATGTTGCGGGGAAACTGGGAATCTCAGAGGCAAAGGCTTACAGTGTGGCAAGCTTTTACGAGAATTTCTCTTTTGAGGCAAAGGGGAAGTATGTGATCAAGGTATGTGACGGAACGGCCTGTCATGTGCGTAAGTCTATTCCTATTTTAGAAGGACTTTACAAGGAACTGGGGCTTGGAAAGAAGAAGCATACTACAGATGACCAGCTGTTTACTGTGGAAACAGTTTCATGTCTGGGAGCATGTGGACTGGCACCTGCCGTAATGGTCAATGATGAAGTACATCCGAAAATGACACCGGAGAAAATGAGTGAACTGATCGCAAAGTTGCGGGAGGATGAGAAGGTATGA
- the nuoF gene encoding NADH-quinone oxidoreductase subunit NuoF, whose product MRIENRMQLKLWREECKEKHQKETCRILICGGTGCLAGGSDKIYARLKEMTAHMDNVSVKIGEEIAHVGLKMSGCHGFCEMGPLVRIEPYNYLYLKVKLEDCEEIFEKTVLHGEPVKRLMYEDNGRVYETQEEIPFYAKQTRLVLKNCGHIDAEHIEDAIAVGAYEAFEKAVFEMTPEAVIKTVTDAGLRGRGGAGFPAGKKWSQVAGQKETVRYVVCNGDEGDPGAFMDRSVMEGDPHRMIEGMMLAAYAVRAQEGYIYVRAEYPLAVRRLQIAIAQAEEKGLLGDNILGTGFNFKLHINRGAGAFVCGEGSALTASIEGKRGMPRVKPPRTVEQGLWGKPTVLNNVETYANVPMIIKNGANWYSRIGTPQSPGTKAFALTGNVKNTGLIEVPMGISLREIIFDIGGGIKDNKKFKAVQIGGPSGGCLVESQLDSKMDFDSLSKIDAMIGSGGLVVMDEDTCMVEVARFFMNFTQRESCGKCVPCREGTKRMLEILERIVAGNGELSDLDELEELADMIENTALCGLGKSAPKPVISTIHAFRKEYEEHIVDKKCRAHVCSGLRVFKIDPDKCKGCSKCARNCPVSAISGKVKSPFVIDNEKCIKCGSCMDNCAFGAIYTE is encoded by the coding sequence ATGAGGATAGAAAACAGGATGCAGCTCAAGTTATGGAGAGAAGAATGTAAGGAAAAACACCAGAAGGAGACCTGCAGGATCCTGATCTGCGGCGGAACGGGATGTCTGGCAGGCGGTTCTGATAAGATTTATGCCCGTCTGAAGGAAATGACGGCTCATATGGATAATGTATCTGTTAAGATCGGGGAAGAGATTGCCCATGTGGGACTTAAGATGAGCGGATGCCATGGTTTCTGTGAAATGGGACCATTGGTACGTATTGAGCCGTATAATTACCTGTATTTGAAGGTAAAGTTAGAAGACTGCGAGGAAATATTTGAGAAGACAGTTCTTCACGGCGAGCCGGTCAAACGGCTGATGTATGAGGATAATGGCCGTGTATATGAAACTCAGGAAGAAATCCCGTTTTATGCAAAACAGACCCGTCTGGTGCTTAAAAACTGCGGACATATTGATGCAGAGCATATTGAGGATGCCATAGCAGTGGGGGCATATGAAGCCTTTGAAAAAGCTGTTTTTGAAATGACACCGGAAGCAGTGATAAAGACTGTGACAGATGCCGGACTTCGCGGACGAGGCGGAGCAGGTTTCCCGGCAGGAAAGAAATGGTCCCAGGTGGCAGGCCAGAAGGAAACAGTACGTTATGTGGTCTGCAATGGTGATGAGGGCGATCCGGGTGCATTTATGGATCGAAGTGTTATGGAAGGCGACCCGCACCGTATGATCGAAGGAATGATGCTGGCAGCTTATGCAGTACGGGCCCAGGAAGGTTATATTTATGTCCGTGCAGAATATCCGCTGGCTGTGCGCAGACTGCAGATCGCCATTGCCCAGGCAGAAGAAAAAGGATTGTTAGGTGATAATATCCTTGGAACAGGCTTTAATTTCAAACTGCATATCAACCGGGGCGCAGGAGCCTTTGTATGCGGTGAAGGATCTGCCCTGACAGCTTCTATTGAAGGTAAGCGGGGTATGCCAAGAGTAAAGCCGCCAAGAACTGTAGAACAGGGCTTATGGGGCAAACCAACTGTATTAAATAATGTGGAAACCTATGCCAATGTACCTATGATCATTAAAAATGGAGCAAACTGGTACAGTCGTATTGGTACTCCGCAAAGCCCGGGAACTAAGGCATTTGCCCTTACCGGTAATGTTAAGAATACAGGTCTTATTGAAGTTCCTATGGGAATCAGCCTGAGAGAGATCATTTTTGATATTGGCGGCGGCATTAAGGATAATAAAAAGTTTAAAGCTGTGCAGATCGGTGGTCCTTCCGGCGGCTGTCTGGTAGAGTCACAGCTTGACAGCAAAATGGATTTTGATTCCCTTTCAAAGATCGATGCCATGATCGGATCAGGTGGTCTGGTTGTTATGGACGAAGATACCTGTATGGTAGAAGTTGCCCGGTTCTTTATGAATTTTACCCAGAGAGAAAGCTGCGGAAAATGTGTTCCATGCCGTGAGGGAACAAAGAGAATGCTGGAAATCTTAGAGCGCATTGTTGCTGGAAACGGGGAATTGAGCGATTTAGATGAACTGGAAGAGCTGGCTGACATGATCGAAAATACTGCCCTTTGCGGTCTGGGAAAGAGTGCGCCGAAACCGGTAATCAGTACCATTCATGCGTTCCGCAAAGAATATGAGGAACACATTGTGGATAAGAAATGCCGGGCTCATGTCTGTTCCGGGCTCCGGGTATTTAAGATCGATCCTGATAAGTGTAAGGGCTGCTCAAAGTGTGCAAGAAATTGTCCGGTAAGTGCTATTTCCGGAAAGGTGAAATCACCATTTGTGATTGATAATGAAAAATGTATTAAGTGCGGAAGCTGTATGGACAACTGTGCTTTTGGCGCTATCTATACAGAGTAG